In Nostoc edaphicum CCNP1411, the sequence TTGATATTTATTTAGCGATCGCAAAGCGAATTTGACTACAATCCTTAGAAAGAGTAGCAAAAACCTAAATGTCTAAAAAGTCCGATTCTCAGTTCCAAAATCTCTTTAGTTCACCCAAATCAACCCAGTGGGACGAAAGATTAGCCCAAATAGCCTATCGCTTTAACCGAGAGTATCAAGGTGAAAGATTTGAACTCCCAACAGAAGTCCAGGCGATGCCGATATTCCGTGAGTGGATTGCTGGGAGTTTCTCAGGGAGAATTGCTTCCCCTTTCTGGGAAATTGCTAAACCTCAAAAAAACCAGCACTGTATAGATATTGGCTGTGGTATAAGCTTCTTAATTTATCCTTGGCGGGATTGGCAAGCATTTTTTCATGGGCAAGAAATCAGTAATATGGCACGCGATACCCTTAATTCTCGTGGGCCGCAGTTGAATTCTAAGCTGTTCAAAGGTGTTGAGTTGGGGGCAGCCCATCAGCTAAACTATC encodes:
- a CDS encoding class I SAM-dependent methyltransferase, with amino-acid sequence MSKKSDSQFQNLFSSPKSTQWDERLAQIAYRFNREYQGERFELPTEVQAMPIFREWIAGSFSGRIASPFWEIAKPQKNQHCIDIGCGISFLIYPWRDWQAFFHGQEISNMARDTLNSRGPQLNSKLFKGVELGAAHQLNYPSEQFDLAIATGFSCYFPLEYWNAVLAEVKRVLKPGGHFVFDILNPEQPLAEDWAVLETYLGAEVFLEPLAKWEKTMKASGTKVVAQKSGELFELYKIRF